In the Podospora bellae-mahoneyi strain CBS 112042 chromosome 4, whole genome shotgun sequence genome, one interval contains:
- a CDS encoding hypothetical protein (EggNog:ENOG503NUYE; COG:S): protein MSQSPSASGAMGIGSVLNNKGAAAAQALQQAGAMPVDQQVQQQLQQQVQQVQQQVQQQAQQVQQAQQLQQAQQPLQQVQQQQQHQQGQTIPQQVPMNRPNSPHGSEHSGYTYPSPTAMGGAPLPPANMAPAPMGIPMQQTMQQPMPQSMIPVMHPGFKTEPTPAPQQPPPKAYPCQTCGKGFARRSDLARHERIHSGIRPHVCDYPGCGKQFIQRSALTVHQRVHTGEKPHQCERCGKPFSDSSSLARHRRIHSGKRPYKCPYVDCQKTFTRRTTLTRHQNHHTGTVEDSQRARNEALAQGSNTALAAAAIRNKRGDSEQASNQESPITTPSPAQRPMSMSPNEDLANINNMQQYLTNTSLPPHIRGDVHGGSPVSTASSGYNNGMRPTSHPSGGYAPPPPLEPSLDQFQQGPGSASGSPHIGSVGWASPGPVGSPTESHGQGASVYPDPEPSYQNTAQMGQIYYASAATQGRRPGSTEPGQRPSEMWTGQ from the exons ATGTCACAATCTCCATCAGCCTCTGGTGCGATGGGAATTGGCAGTGTGCTGAACAATAAaggtgccgccgccgcccaagcTCTCCAACAAGCCGGAGCCATGCCTGTCGACCAGCaagtccagcagcagcttcagcaGCAAGTTCAACAGGTCCAACAGCAAGTCCAGCAGCAGGCTCAACAGGTCCAGCAGGCtcaacagcttcaacagGCCCAGCAACCGCTTCAACAGGTTCAGCAGCAG cagcaacaccaacaaggtCAGACCATTCCACAGCAGGTTCCCATGAACAGACCAAACTCGCCGCATGGTTCCGAGCATTCTGGATACACatatccctccccaaccgcgATGGGGGGCGCGCCATTGCCGCCCGCGAACATGGCCCCTGCGCCCATGGGCATTCCCATGCAACAAACCATGCAGCAGCCCATGCCACAGTCCATGATTCCTGTCATGCACCCCGGGTTCAAGACCGAACCTACTCCCGCTCCTCAGCAACCGCCCCCAAAGGCGTACCCTTGCCAGACGTGTGGGAAGGGCTTTGCCAGGCGGAGCGATCTTGCGCGCCATG AGCGCATTCATAGCGGAATCCGTCCCCACGTTTGCGATTACCCGGGATGTGGGAAACAGTTCATCCAGCGATCTGCCCTGACCGTCCACCAACGTGTGCATACCGGCGAGAAACCCCACCAGTGCGAGCGTTGCGGAAAGCCCTTCAGTGACAGCAGCTCTCTAGCGCGTCATCGTCGAATTCACTCGGGGAAGCGGCCATACAAGTGCCCTTATGTTGACTGCCAAAAGACCTTTACGCGCCGTACAACCTTGACCAGGCATCAGAACCACCACACCGGGACAGTGGAAGACTCGCAGCGGGCTCGCAACGAGGCTCTGGCGCAAGGCTCCAACACCGCCTTGGCCGCCGCTGCTATTAGGAACAAGCGCGGAGATAGCGAACAGGCGTCCAACCAGGAGTCGCCCATCACgacaccctctcccgctcaGCGTCCCATGTCCATGTCTCCCAACGAAGATCTCGCCAACATTAACAACATGCAGCAGTATCTGACCAACACCTCGCTCCCACCCCACATTCGTGGTGATGTCCACGGAGGAAGTCCCGTTTCTACTGCCTCCTCTGGTTACAATAACGGGATGCGTCCCACATCGCACCCAAGCGGCGGGTATGCTCCCCCCCCGCCTTTGGAGCCCAGTCTCGATCAGTTTCAGCAAGGGCCCGGTAGCGCGAGTGGCAGCCCTCACATTGGCAGTGTCGGCTGGGCTTCCCCCGGTCCTGTTGGGTCCCCTACCGAGAGCCACGGCCAGGGTGCGTCGGTCTATCCGGACCCCGAACCATCGTATCAGAACACGGCTCAGATGGGCCAGATATACTATGCCAGCGCTGCGACACAGGGTCGTCGGCCCGGGAGCACGGAGCCAGGACAGCGGCCAAGTGAGATGTGGACGGGTCAGTAG